From the Nerophis ophidion isolate RoL-2023_Sa linkage group LG18, RoL_Noph_v1.0, whole genome shotgun sequence genome, one window contains:
- the srpra gene encoding signal recognition particle receptor subunit alpha, which translates to MLDFFTIFSKGGIVLWCFQGTGVTESFTGPVNALIRSVILQERSGNNSFNHEALSLKYKLDNEFELIFVVGFQKILTLTYVDKFIDDVQLHFRDRYKNELEQKGAMKLLNNSFEFDYDFKMLLREAEESGKARSPAPMRSFKESEKSQKTVKSMIETKGGDKGKEQGSKKSKHTKKEAPAADVVKEGKAPSFGQKLVENGNSGLTPEEIMQKKREEFFRKRTGAPPEKVSKSPKPQKPKEKKRRVWEMGGSSTKDLDYSDRNGDCSQNGGDQNQDALIDPGMQLSPMKGDLLSVECDSSEEEEMEEEEEKERVSVNDTVKTSSKKSGGFGGMFGMLKGLVGSKSLSLEDMEPVLEKMREHLIAKNVAADIAAQLCDSVAKKLEGKVMGTFTTVASTVKKALQESLVQILQPKRRVDILRDVMEAQSQRRPFVITFCGVNGVGKSTNLAKISFWLVENGFTVLIAACDTFRAGAVEQLRTHQRRLNSLHPPERHGGRAMVQLYEKGYGKDAAGIAMEAIAYARNQAFDVVLVDTAGRMQDNAPLMTALAKLIAVNMPDLVLFVGEALVGNEAVDQLVKFNQALADHSMSDKPRLIDGIVLTKFDTIDDKVGAAISMTYTTGQPIVFVGTGQTYNDLRSLNARAVVSALMKA; encoded by the exons ATGCTAGATTTCTTCACCATCTTCAGCAAAGGGGGCATAGTGTTGTGGTGCTTTCAGGGAACCGGCGTGACGGAGTCCTTCACCGGGCCTGTCAACGCCCTGATCCGCTCCGTCATCCTTCAG GAGAGAAGTGGGAATAACTCTTTCAACCACGAGGCCCTGAGTCTTAAGTATAAATTGGACAATGAGTTCGAGTTGATATTTGtg GTGGGTTTTCAAAAGATCCTGACGCTGACCTACGTGGACAAGTTCATAGATGACGTCCAGCTGCACTTTAGGGACCGTTATAAAAATGAACTGGAGCAGAAGGGAGCCATGAAGCTTCTCAACAACAGCTTTGAATTTGATTATGACTTCAAAATGCTTCTTAG AGAGGCAGAAGAGAGCGGCAAAGCTCGAAGCCCTGCCCCCATGCGGTCTTTTAAGGAGTCCGAGAAATCCCAAAAAACTGTGAAGTCAATGATTGAAACAAAAGGTGGGGACAAAGGAAAAGAACAAGGTAGCAAGAAGAGCAAACATACCAAAAAAGAAG CTCCTGCTGCAGATGTCGTGAAAGAAGGCAAAGCCCCGTCTTTTGGCCAGAAGCTGGTTGAGAATGGCAACAGCGGCCTGACACCCGAAGAAATCATGCAGAAGAAGAGAGAAGAATTCTTCCGCAAGCGAACGGGGGCACCTCCTGAAAAAGTCAG TAAGTCTCCAAAGCCTCAGAAGCCCAAGGAGAAAAAGAGGCGTGTTTGGGAAATGGGTGGTAGCAGCACCAAGGACCTGGACTATAGTGATAGGAATGGAGACTGTTCTCAAAATGGCGGTGACCAAAACCAGGATGCACTAATTGACCCT GGAATGCAGCTAAGCCCCATGAAGGGGGACTTGCTCTCTGTGGAATGTGATTCCAGTGAGGAAGAAGAgatggaggaggaagaagagaagGAGAGAGTGTCTGTAAATGACACAGTCAAGACAAG CTCAAAAAAGAGCGGCGGTTTTGGGGGCATGTTCGGGATGCTGAAGGGCTTGGTGGGCTCCAAGAGCTTGAGCCTGGAGGACATGGAGCCCGTTTTAGAGAAGATGAGGGAGCACCTCATTG CTAAGAATGTAGCAGCCGACATCGCCGCTCAACTTTGTGACTCTGTTGCCAAAAAACTGGAAGGCAAAGTCATGGGCACATTCACCA CTGTTGCCTCGACAGTAAAGAAGGCGCTGCAGGAGTCGCTGGTGCAGATCCTGCAGCCCAAACGCAGGGTGGACATTTTGAGAGACGTCATGGAGGCGCAGAGCCAGAGAAGACCCTTTGTCATCACCTTTTGTGGCGTCAACGGGGTCGGAAAGTCCACCAATTTGGCAAAG ATCTCTTTCTGGCTGGTGGAGAACGGCTTCACGGTGCTGATCGCCGCCTGCGACACGTTCCGCGCCGGGGCGGTGGAGCAGCTGCGCACGCATCAGCGTCGCCTGAACTCCCTGCATCCTCCGGAGCGTCATGGAGGACGAGCCATGGTCCAGCTCTATGAGAAGGGCTATGGGAAGGACGCCGCCGGAATCGCAATGGAGGCCATCGCTTatg CGCGTAATCAGGCTTTCGATGTGGTGCTGGTGGACACTGCCGGGCGTATGCAGGACAACGCCCCCCTCATGACAGCCCTGGCTAAGCTCATTGCGGTCAACATGCCAGACCTCGTCCTGTTTGTCGGGGAGGCTCTGGTGGGCAACGAGGCAGTCGATCAACTG GTCAAGTTCAACCAGGCTTTGGCAGACCACTCCATGTCTGACAAGCCTCGTCTCATCGATGGAATCGTCCTCACCAAGTTTGACACCATTGATGACAAG GTGGGTGCTGCTATCTCCATGACTTACACCACAGGCCAGCCTATTGTGTTCGTTGGCACCGGGCAGACCTACAACGACCTGCGTAGTCTCAACGCCCGCGCCGTGGTCAGCGCCCTGATGAAAGCTTAA